The following DNA comes from Ignavibacteriales bacterium.
ATAATTCTTTCTTCTCAAAATTTTCTAAGTATGAAAAAAGATTGAATTTTTCGTTACTTCCCAGAACAGCATCTACGCCGTCAATCTTGGCAATCTCATCCGGACGAAGTTGCGCATAACATCCGGTAACAACCACAAACGCATTTGGATTATTCCGCAATGCGCGACGAACAACTTGCCTGCATTCGCGGTCCGCGTTATCGGTAACCGTGCAAGTGTTGATCACGTACACATCGGCTGCATCTTCATAATCAACAATTTTGAAACCGCGTTTTAAAAATTGATTGCCGATCGTAGATGTTTCCGAAAAATTCAGTTTACAGCCTAATGTATGGAATGCTACTTTAGATGCCATTACTACCTTTAATTCTTGATCTTACTCATGAACTTGATCGTTATCGGAAAAGATCAGGATCAAGAGCATGATTAACAAAAAATGGTTTTCAAATTTCTATAATAAAATGGGCTGCATTTAATTCAAACATAAGAACATATTTGATTAAACACAGCCCAATCTTAATTGCTAAGAGCTAAATGCTGCAAGCTTAAGCAGTAGTTTCTTTCTTTTCTTCTTCAGCCGGACGATTACTTTCTCTTTGTGTCTGCGGCTTAGCATCTTCATATAAATTGAAATCGGATGAATCGAACTTACCGGCATCGGCAGTTTTTACGTCTGCGACCGATACTTTTTCCAACTTAAAGTCGGTAATATATTGAGCAATTTCTTCATCTGATTTTTCTTTCAAAGCAGCGAGTGCGCTAAGAACAATTTTCTTGTTCTCTTTATCGAACTCAACAACTTTCATTTCCAATTTGGTTCCGATTGGGAAACAGAAAGAAAGATTTTTAATTTTGGAAGTCGACAGCTGTGTTGCAGGAATAAATCCATCAACACCAAGTGAAAGTTCCGCGATCAATCCTTTTTCGATGATGCGGACAATCTTACCGTCTGCTTTCTTTCCAACAGCATACTCTTTCTCAAAATTTTCCCAAGGATTTTCGTTTATCTGTTTATGACCAAGAGAAATTTTTCTTGAATCGGTATCTACACCAAGAACAACAACATCAATCTTATCACCTTTCTTTACTACTTCACCGGGGTGGCGTATTTTTTTAGTCCATGATAAATCTGAGATATGTACTAAGCCGTCAATACCCGGTTCAAGTTCAACGAACACACCAAAATTTGTTAAGTTGCGTGCGATTCCTTGATGTTGTGAACCGACCGGATATTTCTTTAATAGGTCAGACCACGGATCAGGCGTTAACTGTTTCATACCAAGAGAAATTTTCTTGTCATTCTTATCCAAACTTAAGACAACAGCTTCAACAACTTGTCCCATAGAAACGAATTGTGAAGGATGACTGATATGCTGAGTCCAGCTCATTTCAGAAATGTGAATTAATCCTTCAATTCCTTTTTCGATCTCTATGAAAGCGCCGTAATCTGTAAGCGATACAACACGACCGGCAACTTTATCGCCGATTTTTAATTTATCTTCAATTTTTTCCCATGGATGCGGCAAGAGTTGTTTCAAGCTAAGTGAAATTCGCTTGCGTTCCATTTCGAAATCTGTAACAACAACTTTAATCTTCTCATCAAGTTTAACAACTTCGCTAGGATGATTAATTCTTCCCCAGCTTAAATCTGTAATATGAACAAGACCGTCAACACCGCCAAGATCAATAAACACACCAAAATCCGTAATTGCTTTAACAGTACCTTCAAGAATTTGTCCCTTCTCAAGCTTATCAAGAATTTCTTTTCGCTGATCGGAGATCGTTTCTTCAATAAGAACTTTGTGGGATACAACTATATTTTCTGTAGGAACATTAACCTTCACAATTTTGAAATCCATTGTCTGACCGACGAATGCATCAAAATCGCGAACCGGGCGAATATCAATTTGTGAACCTGGAAGGAATGCTTCAATTCCCATCAAGTCAACAACCATTCCGCCTTTAATACGTTTAAGAATTTTTCCAGGAAGGATTTTTTCGTTTTCGAATGAATCCATGATTCTTCCCCAAATTCTAAGGAAGTCTGCCCTCTTTTTGGAAAGGATAAGATTGCCGTCTTCATCTTCAACACTTTCAATAACGATTTCGACGCTTTCGCCAATTTTAATTTCGTCAGTTGAATTGAATTCTGCTTTAGAAATTGAGCCGTCGGATTTGAATCCGACATCTACAACAACGTTATCTGCGTTTATGCCAACAATCTTTCCGGTAACAATTTCGCCTTCTTTAAATTCGCGAAATGAATCTGCATAAAGTTTTGATAATTCTTTTAAATCTTCCGGTGAGTATTCATCTTCATTGATGAATCTTTCTTTTTTTACTTTAGATACTTTTTTAACAGTATCTTTTTCTTGTTCGAACATCTGAGCTCCTGCTTGTCTTACTCTGCTTCGATTATCCTACCATCAAAGAAATCTTGGCAGTTTTTGTTTAGTTATACATCAGTTTTTTGTGATGGTATTTTATAGCTAAAAGCTTTTGGCAATTAGCTGTTAGTCAAAATCTCTTACTCAGTCACTCAGTTACTTCATTAACTTTTTTTTAGCACATCTTTAATCTTCACCAATAAATAATCCAAATCTTGTTCCGGAGTTAACGCAGAATTATCAAACTCGATTGCATCTTCTGCTTTACGTAAAGGAGAAACTTCTCTTCCGCTGTCAAGCTTATCTCTCTTTTCAAGATTTTCTTTTACTTCATCATAAGTGATTGAAAAATTCTTTTCCTGAAATTCTCTCAATCTTCTTTTTGTACGGACGTCAATAGTTGCTGTTAGGAAAACTTTCAGATCAGCATTAGGAAATACGACAGTAGTAACATCTCGTCCTTCGGCAACAATATTGCCTTCGTTGCCAAGCTTTTTCTGAATTTTTACAAGTTCCGAGCGAACTTCAGGAATTTTACTTATGTCGCTCACTTTTGCATTCACTTCTGCGCTTCTAATCTGCTCGGTAACTTCTTCATCATTTGCAAAGACTCTAGTAATGCCGTTTTCAAATCTTAGCTTAAGATTAATCCGCCTCGCCAATTCGATAACAGCGGAGATATCTTCCGAAATTCCGTCACGGAGAGCAAGAAAAGTTATTGCGCGGTACATTGCACCCGTATCCAAATATATGAATCCGAGCTTTTGAGCAATGTTTTTAGCAGCAGTACTTTTACCGGAACCGGCGGGACCGTCTATTGCTATGATAATTTTATTTGACATTTGGCTTGCAAAAATAGGAAATCAACCCCGATGCTGCAAATTAATAATCTAATTTAATTCCAGACAGTAGTTTGATCCAATAATGAGGAAATTAGATGAAATTCTTTCTCATTTTGATGATTTTGAACTTAACTGCGAAAAGATCTGAAAGGATTGTTTTTAACCTCCTCTCAAAGCATTAACAATATTTAGCCTTGCAGCACGAACCGATGGTAAAAAACCTCCAACGAAGCCCATGATAATAGCAAAAATGAATGATGAAATGACGATCGAAAACGATAGCGCGAATGAAAATGATAATTCTGCGAATGAACTAAAGTTCAGAGTTGAAACAGTGAAAAATTGTAAAAACGATGCGAAGAATAATCCAACTACAGCGCCTATCACCGAGATAAAAAGCGCTTCAGTTAAGAATGCAACTAAAATACTTCTTCTGCTGAAACCTAAAGAGCGCATTGTTCCAATTTCAACTGTGCGATTAGCAACAGCCGAATACATTGTAATCATTGCACCAATTATTGCACCGATACTGAAAATTACCGTGATAAAAATTCCAAGTACGCGGATGAATGTTGCAAGAAATTCCGATTGTTCTTCAAAAAATTTCTGTTCTATCTTAGGTTCGAATTGGACCAGACGCTTGTCGGTTTCAAATGCAATTTTACATTTTTCAAAATCATTAGTATTTGCCATTTTAAATGTAAGTGTGGAAACGGAACTTCCACGGTTAAGAGCATTTAGTAATTGATTTGAATCTCCCCACAATTCAGAATCAAATCCGCTTCCGTTCGATTCCATAATTCCAACAATTGTCCAATTATCTCCTGCGAATTTTACTGTGCTTCCTATCTGAGCGCCGAGAAATTTTTTAGATATTGCTTCGCCAACAATTAATTCTCTCAAAGAAGGATTGAACATTCTTCCTTCTTTAATTTTGATTTGCGGACGCAATAAGAGTACATCGGGAGAAACGCCGCGTACAGTTACATTGCTCATTCCCCCTTTTTTAATTTCAAGATTGATTACAACGACCGGTTCTTCCGAGATGATCTGTTTGCCGTCATTCGATTTTGCAATGAAGGGTAAAGTCTTAATAACGTTACGCGTCTCACCATCGATGATACTTGATATCTCGCCGTTGGAAGCTTTTCTTGTTACCATTATGTTATCCGGCGATCCGGTTGCAATTAAAGTTTTTTGAACACCGTAAGCCATCATCAATACGGCAGCAAAAACAAAAACCACTAAGGCAATTCCGGTTACAGTAATTGCTGACGTAAGTTTTCTAGTATAAAAACTTCTTAAAACATATTTGAATGGAACTGCCATGTCTACCTCTTTTTGTCATGTCGCGCTTGCTGCGGAATCTATTTAAACTAGATTCCAGCTATCGCTGGAATGACATTTTAATTATTAAAAATCATCCTACAAACCTAAATCCATCAACAATTTTTGTGTTGAGTGCTTTATGTATCGGAAAGACAGATGCTATAACACCAATAAAAATTGCGGAGGCTGCAGCCAGTATAACAGTTATCGGTTCAATAAAGAAGAACGGGAAAAATCCTTTCGGCATAACCTGTTCGAATCCGGCTACAATCGGATAGAGTAAAGAAATTCCAATTCCAGCTCCCAAACAAGAGATTAACATTGATTCACCAAGTATCAATCCTGTTAAATGGTAAGCTGAGAATCCGAGTGTTTTAAATACTGCATATTCTCTTGTTCTTTCTCGGGCAGACATAACCATCGTATTTGCAAGAACCAGCATAATTATTCCAATAATCGCAAAGGACATAAAATTCATTGCGGTAATAATTGCACCTGAAGCGGAAACAAATCCTTGTGTAAATGCTTTTTCCGTTTCCGTCTTTGTCTCTGCAGTTGAATTTTTAAATTCCGCATCAATCTTTTCCGATATCTGAGCGGAGTTGTTTGTATTATCAATCTTAACTATGAACCAAAAAAATTGATCGCCCCTTACCGGGGTTTCCTGTTTGATTCTTTCATTTAGATAATCCCAATGAAAGAGCATCTGAGTTGCATCTGTATTTTTATTCTGTGGTAGATAAATTCCGCTCACAACAAATTCCCATCTGCCCGGAAAGATATCTCCATCGAGAACTATGATATCTCCAATCTTGAATTTATATTGATCCGCAATTGATTTACCTACAATACAACCGTTCCGTTCTTTTTTATAACGATCGAAGTCATTTTTAGAGACCATAAATTCTGGATACAGATCAAAATAATTATCGTCAATTGCCACTCTTGCAAAGAAATTACTTTTATCTTTGTAAGTACCGCCGAACCACGCGGCTCCGCAGACTTCCTTAACTCCGGGAACTGATTCAATTTTAGTTTTGTATGCTAGCGGTAGCGGAAATATAAATGAAACCGCCTGACGTGTAATTAATCTGTCCGCACCGGCAGCATCAACACTTGAATCCCAAATTGTTACTACGGTTCTCAATAATCCATAAGCGATTACTGCAATCGCAATTCCAAAAATAGTTAATGATGTTCTCAGTTTATGCCGCAGAGCATTCTTAAAAATTAATTTGAATACTTTCATTTCTGCTCCTTAAAGGGGTGTGAGAAAGTATCGTCCCACATCCTCAAAATTTCTATTCTTGAAAAGTACTCTGTCAATTGTATTAATAAAGAAATCATCTCAAACCCCTTAAACCAAATCGCCTTTTTCTAAGTGAAGCAGGCGCGTTGCTTTTTCCGCCGCATGAGGATCATGAGTTACCATTACAATTGTTTTCTTAAATTCTTTATTGAGCCGTTCCATCAAAGTGAGAATTTCTTCTGCAGAAGTTCTATCCAAATCGCCTGTCGGTTCGTCGGCAACCAAAATTACCGGATCGGTTACAATTGCGCGGGCAATTGCAACACGCTGTTCCTGTCCGCCGGACAGTTGTTTCGGATAGTGATGAATCCTATCGCCAAGTCCCACAATGCTCAACACGTTCTCAACGTGTTTTCTTCTATCTGACTTTGAAAGTTTAGTTAGAAGAAGTGGGAGTTCAACATTTTCATATGCAGTTAGAACAGGAATCAAATTATAAAATTGAAATACAAAACCGACATTGGCAGACCGCCATTTAGCAAGACCGGATTCATTCAGCCTTGCAATGTCTGTTCCGGCGACATTCAATTCTCCTTTTGAAGGGCGATCAATTCCTGCAATAAGATTTAGCAGAGTTGTTTTACCGGAACCGGAAGGTCCCATCAAAGCTAGGAATTCTCCTTCTTCAACATTTAGTGTTAAATCATGAAGAACAGGAATTTCCAAACTGTTTCTCCAATACGATTTTGAAACGTTCTTTACTTGTATTATTACAGACATATTTTCTCCTGCTTTTCTTAAAACTTTATTTCAATTTTACTTTTACGCCGTCTTTAATTTTTTCATCAATCGTCTCGATAATTTTATCTCCGTTCATCAGTCCGGATTTTATTTCGATATATGAACCAAGTTCTCTACCTGTAGTTACAGGAACTTCGATAGCTGTCTCATCACGCACCATATAAACAACTTTTGCGTTGTTACGGGTAAAAACCGAACCGATAGGAACAACGAGAAATTGTTTTGTCTCTTGAATGTTTTCATTCTTTGAATTTTCATTTAAGAAAATTACTTTTGCGCTCATTTCCGGCAGAACTCTTTGATCGTAATTTTTAAATCCGACTTTAACCATTACAGTTGCTTTGGAACGGTCTGCGGTTGGAACAATCTTGGCAACATAACCGGGATAAGCGTTATCAGGATAAGCGTCAAGACGTATTTCACAATCTTGATTAATATTAATTTTTTCAATGTTGGATTCCGATACATCAATCTCGGCTTGAAGTGAAGTCATATCAGCCATCAAAACAACCGCTGCTTTGGAATTTACACCTGCTCCGAGAGGTGCAACAACTTCGCCAACATCTGCATTTTTTGTTAGGACCGTTCCGTTGAACGGTGCGCGTATTAAAGTATTTTCCATTGCAACTTCAGCACCTTGAAGCAGAGCTTTGGCAACTTCGATTGAAGCAAGCACACGGTTATACCTTGACTGCGCTCCATCCAATTCCATCTGAGAAGCTGAGCCGGATTTAAATAAACTTTGGTAACGTTTATAATTATTATCCGCGTCGGTAAGATCAGCTTCGTTGAGTTTCAAATTTGCTTTTGCCTGTTCAAGCTGAGCTTTGATATCACTGTCGTCAATTCTTGCAATCACCTGGTTTTTTTGAACGCGGTCTCCTTCAACAACACCAAGGTAGACCAAACGTCCCGTTCCTTTAGAAGCAACAGCAGCTTTTCTTTGCGCAACCACATATCCGCTTGCAGTTAAAACAGCATTTGTCTGTGCCGGTGACTGCAAAGTAACAGATGTTAATTTTACTTCAACAGCGGGGTTGGTAAAGGATTTCCATCCAAAATAAATTATAAGAATGAAAATAATAATTCCCGCAATCGTTGCAATCATCTTAAACATCTTACCGCGCTGTTCAGGATTTTTAAGTTCGGTCGCTCTGTCAATTTTTAATGATGATAAATCTGCGTTTGTAGTTTTCACTTTTATACTCTATAGTTTTAACAGTTTTCGGTTATAAATAAAAAGTTGAGTCGAAATTATGAATTCCAGATTATTCAAACAAGAGAATCATAAAAATTTTGTGCTAGTTCAATTTATCAAAGATATTTTTGTCTTGAGATTTTTTTTCAAAACCAAAATAAATTAATTCATTGATACGAATAATAAATAATCGGCGAGTTAAGGAAATTAATCGGTGAATGAAATTTTCAAAAAAAATATAACTAATAAGATTTCAATACATCAATCATCCGCTTCTGCACCTTTCCATTTGTTGCTAATATTTGTTTGGAGAAAATATCAATTTCCTCTCCTGCAAAATTTGTAACAACACCGCCGGCTTCTTCTATAATTAATTTGCCGGCACACATATCCCATGGATGAAGATGCACTTCCCAAAATCCATCGAAAACGCCCGCAGCTACATAACACATATCAATTGCGGCGGATCCCAATCTTCTAACCGCACGGGAAGTTTTCAAAAATGCAGCAAATCTTTCAATTGCAAAATCCGGATTATCATGAATATCGTATGGAAATCCGGTAACCAGCATACTCTTTCCTAAATCATCATTAGAACTGACTTGCAATTTTTTCCCATTTCGGAATGACCCGCTTCCAATTTCCGCAGAATAAATTTCATCCCGCATCACATCATAGACTACCCCGCAGATTGTTTCACTGTTTTTCTGAAGTCCGATTGAAACGGAAAATATCGGCAGTCCTAAAGCAAAATTGGTTGTTCCGTCAAGTGGATCAATTACCCATAAATAATCCGATGATGATTTATGCTCGCCGCTCTCTTCAGCAAGAACCGCATGAGTAGGAAATTCCTTCTTTATATAATTTATTATCGCTGCTTCCGATTTTTTATCTATTTCCGTTACCATATCCGTGATATTGGTTTTGAACTCAACAGAAAAATTTTTGCCAAATCCTTCTTTAACAATTTCTCCAGCTTCTTTCGAAATTTGAATTACTTTGTCAATCATAATCTTCCATAAATTGTTTTTACAAAAATAGTTTAATAAAAGTTTTCCTGCTGTTAATCTTGTTAATGCTTTTCAGACTCATATTCTTGTTTGTGATCTTGCTCTTTTTCATGATCTTCATCTTTCTCTCTTTCATGATCTTGATCTTCCTCTTTTTCATGATCTTCATCTTACTCTCTTTCGTGATCTTGATCTTGCTCTTTTTCATGATCTTGATCTATACATTCCTAAGGTGCTAAGAATAAGATCATGATTAAGATTAGGATCATGAGCAAGATTAAGAGGAAGGGAATTAGATAAAATAACCGTTATTAGTCTTCCTTGATAGCCCTATGATTTATTGGTATATTTTGATTGTAAATCAAATACGGAGTTTTTAACCCTGATGAATGAAAAAAATACAAAGCTCAGCGATGAAATTACGAGTATAGAGAACATTCCGCACGTTCTTCCCGTTCTGCCGTTACGTGATAATGTGATATTCCCCTACATGATTTTCCCCGTTCTAGTAGGACGTGAGCAATCAATCCGGGCGGCAAATTTTGCACTCGATAATTCCAAATATATTTTCCTCGCCGCGCAAAAAAGATCGAATGTTGAAGAACCGGCAAAAGAAGATATTTATATAGAAGGAACAATCGCCAAAATAATTCAAATATTAAAATTGCCAAACGGTCTCTTGAAAATTCTGGTTGATGGAATTATTCAAGGAAGAATTATTGCTTACACCGAACGAACCAATTTTTTTGAGGCTGAGATAGAAGTCATTACTCCCAAAAATGAAGACAAGCGGGAAATGAATGCCCTCTTGCGGCAAATGTCTACATTATTCAAAGAATATGTTAAAATAAATAAATCAATACCTCCGGAAGCTGTTCATGCGTTTGATAATATTGATGAACCGGACAGAAAATTGTTTTACGTTGCCGCGAATATCAATCAACAAATCGATGTGAAGCAAAAGATACTTCAAAATTTTTCATTGAAAGATCAACTTTATGAAGTGATCCGTTTACTAAACTCCGAAATTGAAATATTGAAAATCGAAAAAGAGATTGAAGGTAAAGTCCAGGATAATATACAAAAGACACAGCGGAAATTTATTATACAAGAGCAGATCAGAATTCTGCAGGATGAACTTGGAGAGGAAGAAGAGACATCGCCCGATTTTATAAAACTGAAAGAAAGAATCGATACGGCAAAAATGCCTAAAGCAGTTTTTGAAAAAGCGATTGAAGAATTTACTAAATTGAAGAAGACTCCACCAAGTTCACCGGAATCAACAGTTATACGCAACTATCTGGATTGGCTTGTTGATGTTCCTTGGCACACAAAAACTAAAGATCACCTTGATATAAAAAACGTTCGTAAAATTTTAGATGAAGATCATTACGGGCTTGATAAACCTAAAGAAAGAATTGTTGAACATATTGCTGTGTTAAATCTTGTGAAAAATATGCGCGGACAAATTTTATGTTTTGTGGGACCTCCCGGAGTTGGAAAAACTTCTTTAGGAAAATCAATTGCACGGGCAATCGGAAGGAATTTTGTACGCATTTCTCTCGGTGGAGTTAGAGACGAAGCTGAAATTCGAGGTCATAGAAGGACTTATATCGGCTCTATGCCGGGGAAAATAATTCAATCTATGAAGCGCGCTAAAACAATAAATCCCGTAATGCTTCTTGATGAAATAGATAAAATGAGCATGGATTTCCGAGGCGACCCTTCTTCTGCAATGTTGGAAGTGTTAGATCCCGAACAGAACCATACTTTCAATGACCACTATCTTGATATAGATTATGATCTTTCTCAAGTAATGTTTATAACTACTGCTAATGTTCGTTACAATATTCCCCTTCCTCTTCAGGACAGAATGGAAATTATTGAGTTGCCCGGTTATCTGGAACACGAAAAAATTCAGATTGCAAAACGCCATATAATTCCGAAGCAAATTGCAGCTCATGGTTTGGAAAAATTTAATGTTGAGTATAAAGATGAAGCGATAAATAAAATTATTATGGAGTACACCCGGGAAGCCGGAGTAAGAAATCTAGAACGTGAAATAGCTTCTGTATTAAGAAAGACAGCTCGAGAAATAGTTTCTACTCATTCGAACAATGGAAAATCATTAAAATCAAAGAAGAAATTTCCAATTGATTCAGCTCTAGTAGAAAAATTTCTAGGTGTTCCAAGATTCAGAGCTCAAAAAGCTGATAAAGAATTAAGAGTTGGAAGTGTTACAGGTTTAGCATGGACTAGTGTTGGCGGAGAAATTCTTCAGGTGGATGCAACTGTAATGACTGGTGCAGAAAAACTTACAATCACCGGACAA
Coding sequences within:
- a CDS encoding efflux RND transporter periplasmic adaptor subunit, which gives rise to MKTTNADLSSLKIDRATELKNPEQRGKMFKMIATIAGIIIFILIIYFGWKSFTNPAVEVKLTSVTLQSPAQTNAVLTASGYVVAQRKAAVASKGTGRLVYLGVVEGDRVQKNQVIARIDDSDIKAQLEQAKANLKLNEADLTDADNNYKRYQSLFKSGSASQMELDGAQSRYNRVLASIEVAKALLQGAEVAMENTLIRAPFNGTVLTKNADVGEVVAPLGAGVNSKAAVVLMADMTSLQAEIDVSESNIEKININQDCEIRLDAYPDNAYPGYVAKIVPTADRSKATVMVKVGFKNYDQRVLPEMSAKVIFLNENSKNENIQETKQFLVVPIGSVFTRNNAKVVYMVRDETAIEVPVTTGRELGSYIEIKSGLMNGDKIIETIDEKIKDGVKVKLK
- a CDS encoding inositol monophosphatase family protein; this encodes MIDKVIQISKEAGEIVKEGFGKNFSVEFKTNITDMVTEIDKKSEAAIINYIKKEFPTHAVLAEESGEHKSSSDYLWVIDPLDGTTNFALGLPIFSVSIGLQKNSETICGVVYDVMRDEIYSAEIGSGSFRNGKKLQVSSNDDLGKSMLVTGFPYDIHDNPDFAIERFAAFLKTSRAVRRLGSAAIDMCYVAAGVFDGFWEVHLHPWDMCAGKLIIEEAGGVVTNFAGEEIDIFSKQILATNGKVQKRMIDVLKSY
- the cmk gene encoding (d)CMP kinase, yielding MSNKIIIAIDGPAGSGKSTAAKNIAQKLGFIYLDTGAMYRAITFLALRDGISEDISAVIELARRINLKLRFENGITRVFANDEEVTEQIRSAEVNAKVSDISKIPEVRSELVKIQKKLGNEGNIVAEGRDVTTVVFPNADLKVFLTATIDVRTKRRLREFQEKNFSITYDEVKENLEKRDKLDSGREVSPLRKAEDAIEFDNSALTPEQDLDYLLVKIKDVLKKS
- a CDS encoding ABC transporter permease, which encodes MAVPFKYVLRSFYTRKLTSAITVTGIALVVFVFAAVLMMAYGVQKTLIATGSPDNIMVTRKASNGEISSIIDGETRNVIKTLPFIAKSNDGKQIISEEPVVVINLEIKKGGMSNVTVRGVSPDVLLLRPQIKIKEGRMFNPSLRELIVGEAISKKFLGAQIGSTVKFAGDNWTIVGIMESNGSGFDSELWGDSNQLLNALNRGSSVSTLTFKMANTNDFEKCKIAFETDKRLVQFEPKIEQKFFEEQSEFLATFIRVLGIFITVIFSIGAIIGAMITMYSAVANRTVEIGTMRSLGFSRRSILVAFLTEALFISVIGAVVGLFFASFLQFFTVSTLNFSSFAELSFSFALSFSIVISSFIFAIIMGFVGGFLPSVRAARLNIVNALRGG
- the rpsA gene encoding 30S ribosomal protein S1, which produces MFEQEKDTVKKVSKVKKERFINEDEYSPEDLKELSKLYADSFREFKEGEIVTGKIVGINADNVVVDVGFKSDGSISKAEFNSTDEIKIGESVEIVIESVEDEDGNLILSKKRADFLRIWGRIMDSFENEKILPGKILKRIKGGMVVDLMGIEAFLPGSQIDIRPVRDFDAFVGQTMDFKIVKVNVPTENIVVSHKVLIEETISDQRKEILDKLEKGQILEGTVKAITDFGVFIDLGGVDGLVHITDLSWGRINHPSEVVKLDEKIKVVVTDFEMERKRISLSLKQLLPHPWEKIEDKLKIGDKVAGRVVSLTDYGAFIEIEKGIEGLIHISEMSWTQHISHPSQFVSMGQVVEAVVLSLDKNDKKISLGMKQLTPDPWSDLLKKYPVGSQHQGIARNLTNFGVFVELEPGIDGLVHISDLSWTKKIRHPGEVVKKGDKIDVVVLGVDTDSRKISLGHKQINENPWENFEKEYAVGKKADGKIVRIIEKGLIAELSLGVDGFIPATQLSTSKIKNLSFCFPIGTKLEMKVVEFDKENKKIVLSALAALKEKSDEEIAQYITDFKLEKVSVADVKTADAGKFDSSDFNLYEDAKPQTQRESNRPAEEEKKETTA
- a CDS encoding ABC transporter ATP-binding protein, with the protein product MSVIIQVKNVSKSYWRNSLEIPVLHDLTLNVEEGEFLALMGPSGSGKTTLLNLIAGIDRPSKGELNVAGTDIARLNESGLAKWRSANVGFVFQFYNLIPVLTAYENVELPLLLTKLSKSDRRKHVENVLSIVGLGDRIHHYPKQLSGGQEQRVAIARAIVTDPVILVADEPTGDLDRTSAEEILTLMERLNKEFKKTIVMVTHDPHAAEKATRLLHLEKGDLV
- a CDS encoding FtsX-like permease family protein, coding for MKVFKLIFKNALRHKLRTSLTIFGIAIAVIAYGLLRTVVTIWDSSVDAAGADRLITRQAVSFIFPLPLAYKTKIESVPGVKEVCGAAWFGGTYKDKSNFFARVAIDDNYFDLYPEFMVSKNDFDRYKKERNGCIVGKSIADQYKFKIGDIIVLDGDIFPGRWEFVVSGIYLPQNKNTDATQMLFHWDYLNERIKQETPVRGDQFFWFIVKIDNTNNSAQISEKIDAEFKNSTAETKTETEKAFTQGFVSASGAIITAMNFMSFAIIGIIMLVLANTMVMSARERTREYAVFKTLGFSAYHLTGLILGESMLISCLGAGIGISLLYPIVAGFEQVMPKGFFPFFFIEPITVILAAASAIFIGVIASVFPIHKALNTKIVDGFRFVG
- the lon gene encoding endopeptidase La, coding for MNEKNTKLSDEITSIENIPHVLPVLPLRDNVIFPYMIFPVLVGREQSIRAANFALDNSKYIFLAAQKRSNVEEPAKEDIYIEGTIAKIIQILKLPNGLLKILVDGIIQGRIIAYTERTNFFEAEIEVITPKNEDKREMNALLRQMSTLFKEYVKINKSIPPEAVHAFDNIDEPDRKLFYVAANINQQIDVKQKILQNFSLKDQLYEVIRLLNSEIEILKIEKEIEGKVQDNIQKTQRKFIIQEQIRILQDELGEEEETSPDFIKLKERIDTAKMPKAVFEKAIEEFTKLKKTPPSSPESTVIRNYLDWLVDVPWHTKTKDHLDIKNVRKILDEDHYGLDKPKERIVEHIAVLNLVKNMRGQILCFVGPPGVGKTSLGKSIARAIGRNFVRISLGGVRDEAEIRGHRRTYIGSMPGKIIQSMKRAKTINPVMLLDEIDKMSMDFRGDPSSAMLEVLDPEQNHTFNDHYLDIDYDLSQVMFITTANVRYNIPLPLQDRMEIIELPGYLEHEKIQIAKRHIIPKQIAAHGLEKFNVEYKDEAINKIIMEYTREAGVRNLEREIASVLRKTAREIVSTHSNNGKSLKSKKKFPIDSALVEKFLGVPRFRAQKADKELRVGSVTGLAWTSVGGEILQVDATVMTGAEKLTITGQIGNVMKESAQAALSYLRSNAKDFGLDAHFSKGKEIHIHLPEGAIPKDGPSAGITLAMAMYSALSNKPARNDIAMTGEITLRGKVLPIGGLNEKLLAARRNGMKTVLIPKENVKDLSEIKNEVKEGLKIVPIETIKEALPYVFESPREKKSTSRKKKR